In a genomic window of Streptococcus oralis subsp. tigurinus:
- a CDS encoding enoyl-CoA hydratase, whose product MNHILYQIVDDLAIITLNRPEVANGFHIPMCEEILEALTLAEQEQAVQYILINANGKVFSVGGDLVEMKRAVDEDDIPSLTKIAELVNTISYKIKQIPKPVLMEVDGAVAGAAANMAVAVDFCIATDKAKFIQAFVGVGLAPDAGGIHLLSRSIGVTRAAQLAMTGEALTAEKALEWGVVYRVCEADKLEKTRDQVLKKLRRGSANSYAAIKKLVWESQFKDWQDYAELELKLQESLAQTEDFKEGVRAHSERRRPKFSGK is encoded by the coding sequence ATGAATCATATCCTATACCAGATCGTAGATGATCTAGCTATTATTACTTTGAATCGTCCTGAAGTCGCAAATGGTTTCCACATCCCAATGTGTGAGGAAATCTTAGAAGCTTTGACCTTGGCAGAGCAGGAACAAGCTGTACAGTATATCTTGATAAATGCTAATGGGAAGGTCTTTTCAGTGGGGGGAGACCTGGTCGAGATGAAGCGGGCGGTGGATGAGGATGATATCCCTTCACTGACAAAAATCGCAGAATTGGTCAATACAATTTCCTATAAGATCAAGCAAATACCCAAACCTGTTTTGATGGAAGTAGATGGGGCAGTTGCAGGAGCTGCAGCAAATATGGCAGTAGCGGTTGATTTCTGTATAGCAACAGACAAGGCCAAGTTCATTCAGGCCTTTGTCGGGGTTGGGTTGGCTCCCGATGCAGGAGGTATTCATCTCCTAAGTCGTAGTATAGGAGTGACAAGAGCAGCCCAGCTTGCCATGACAGGAGAAGCCTTGACAGCGGAAAAAGCTCTGGAGTGGGGCGTCGTTTATCGAGTCTGTGAGGCAGATAAGTTGGAAAAAACAAGAGACCAGGTTCTAAAAAAACTCAGACGTGGTTCAGCTAATTCCTATGCAGCGATTAAAAAGCTGGTTTGGGAAAGCCAATTTAAGGATTGGCAAGATTATGCCGAATTGGAGTTGAAGCTGCAGGAATCCTTAGCTCAAACCGAAGATTTCAAAGAAGGAGTTCGCGCTCATTCAGAAAGAAGACGACCAAAATTTTCAGGAAAGTAA
- a CDS encoding MarR family winged helix-turn-helix transcriptional regulator, translated as MDYQRVNDYLTSIFNNVLVIEEVSLRGSRFKDISIKEMHTIDVIGKFPEATPSKVSKELMVTLGTVTTSLNNLERKGYIERIRSEQDRRVVYLHLTKKGRLVHRLHKRFHKAMVEKIIEGMSPEEMKVMGKGLTNLYQFLEDLK; from the coding sequence TTGGACTACCAACGAGTAAATGATTATTTAACATCCATTTTTAATAATGTCCTTGTGATTGAGGAGGTTAGCTTACGAGGTAGTCGATTCAAAGATATCTCCATCAAAGAAATGCACACAATCGATGTGATTGGAAAATTCCCTGAGGCAACGCCTAGCAAAGTTTCCAAAGAACTGATGGTAACCTTAGGAACTGTTACGACGAGCTTGAATAACCTAGAAAGAAAGGGTTATATTGAGCGAATTCGTTCCGAACAGGATCGTCGTGTGGTCTATCTACATTTGACAAAGAAAGGTCGTTTAGTCCACCGCCTTCATAAACGTTTCCACAAGGCCATGGTTGAAAAAATTATCGAGGGTATGAGTCCTGAGGAGATGAAAGTTATGGGCAAGGGCTTGACTAACCTTTATCAATTTTTGGAGGATTTGAAATAA
- a CDS encoding beta-ketoacyl-ACP synthase III, with translation MAFAKISQVAHYVPEQVVTNQDLAQIMDTSDEWISSRTGIKQRHISKTESTSDLATEVAKSLLAKASIEAEQIDFIIVATITPDSMMPSTAARVQANIGANRAFAFDLTAACSGFIFALSTAEKFLTSGQFKKGIVIGAETLSKAVDWSDRSTAVLFGDGAGGVLLETSENRHFLAESMHSDGTRSECLTYGQTSLTSPFSNQEAVPAFLKMDGRAVFDFAIRDVARSIKQTIDESPVGASDLDYLLLHQANIRILDKMAKKIGVDRDKLPANMMEYGNTSAASIPILLSECVDQGLIRVDGSQTILLSGFGGGLTWGTLILTI, from the coding sequence ATGGCTTTTGCTAAAATAAGCCAGGTTGCTCATTATGTACCAGAGCAAGTGGTCACCAATCAAGATTTGGCTCAAATAATGGATACAAGCGATGAGTGGATTTCAAGTCGTACAGGAATTAAACAGAGACATATTTCAAAAACGGAGTCAACGAGTGATTTGGCGACAGAAGTTGCCAAAAGCTTACTGGCTAAGGCGAGTATAGAAGCTGAGCAGATTGACTTTATCATTGTAGCAACAATCACACCTGACTCAATGATGCCTTCTACAGCAGCGCGAGTTCAGGCCAATATTGGTGCTAACAGAGCCTTTGCTTTTGATCTTACAGCTGCTTGCAGTGGTTTTATCTTTGCACTTTCAACTGCTGAAAAGTTTCTGACATCTGGACAGTTTAAAAAAGGGATTGTTATCGGTGCTGAAACCTTGTCTAAGGCGGTTGACTGGTCAGATCGATCTACTGCGGTGCTCTTTGGAGACGGTGCTGGTGGAGTTCTCTTGGAAACAAGTGAGAACCGCCACTTCCTTGCAGAGAGTATGCACAGTGATGGTACTCGAAGCGAGTGCTTAACTTATGGCCAAACGTCCTTGACTTCCCCCTTCTCTAATCAAGAAGCAGTTCCTGCATTTTTGAAAATGGATGGGCGAGCAGTTTTTGATTTTGCGATTCGAGATGTTGCTAGGTCAATCAAGCAGACCATTGACGAAAGTCCAGTGGGAGCATCTGATTTGGACTATCTCTTGCTTCATCAGGCCAATATCCGCATATTGGATAAAATGGCTAAAAAAATCGGTGTTGATCGCGACAAACTTCCAGCCAATATGATGGAGTATGGGAATACCAGTGCGGCAAGCATCCCGATTTTACTATCAGAGTGTGTGGATCAGGGGTTGATCCGTGTAGACGGTAGCCAAACGATTCTTTTATCAGGCTTCGGTGGAGGCTTGACCTGGGGCACGCTCATTCTTACAATCTAG
- a CDS encoding acyl carrier protein — MAVFEKVQEIIVEELGKDASEVTLESTFDDLDADSLDLFQVISEIEDAFDIQIEAEDDLKTVGDLVAYVEEKTK; from the coding sequence ATGGCAGTATTTGAAAAAGTACAAGAAATTATCGTTGAAGAACTTGGAAAAGATGCATCAGAAGTAACACTTGAATCTACTTTTGATGATTTGGATGCAGACTCATTGGACTTGTTCCAAGTAATCTCAGAAATTGAAGATGCTTTTGATATCCAAATCGAAGCAGAAGATGACTTGAAAACAGTTGGTGACTTGGTTGCCTATGTTGAAGAGAAAACAAAATAA
- the fabK gene encoding enoyl-[acyl-carrier-protein] reductase FabK, protein MKTRITELLNIDYPIFQGGMAWVADGDLAGAVSKAGGLGIIGGGNAPKEVVKANIDKIKSLTDKPFGVNIMLLSPFVEDIVDLVIEEGVKVVTTGAGNPSKYMTRFHDAGITVIPVVPSVALAKRMEKIGADAVIAEGMEAGGHIGKLTTMTLVRQVAAVVSIPVIAAGGIADGEGVAAGFMLGAEAVQVGTRFVVAKESNAHPKYKEKILKARDIDTTISAQHFGHAVRAIKNQLTRDFEQAEKDAFKQENPDLEIFEQMGAGALAKAVVHGDVEGGSVMAGQIAGLVSKEETVEEILKDLYYGAAKKIQEEASRWAGVVRND, encoded by the coding sequence ATGAAAACACGTATTACAGAATTATTGAACATTGATTATCCTATCTTCCAAGGAGGAATGGCCTGGGTCGCTGATGGCGACTTGGCCGGAGCTGTTTCTAAAGCTGGCGGTTTAGGGATTATCGGTGGGGGGAATGCACCTAAAGAGGTCGTAAAGGCTAATATCGATAAAATCAAATCACTTACGGACAAACCTTTTGGTGTTAACATCATGCTCTTGTCACCTTTTGTAGAAGACATCGTTGATCTCGTGATTGAAGAAGGGGTCAAGGTGGTGACAACTGGTGCAGGAAATCCAAGTAAATACATGACTCGTTTCCATGATGCTGGAATTACAGTTATTCCTGTTGTTCCAAGTGTTGCTTTGGCAAAACGCATGGAAAAAATTGGTGCAGATGCAGTTATTGCAGAGGGGATGGAAGCCGGTGGACATATTGGTAAATTAACAACGATGACCTTGGTTCGCCAAGTTGCTGCAGTTGTTTCAATTCCAGTTATCGCAGCTGGAGGAATTGCCGACGGTGAAGGTGTCGCTGCAGGCTTTATGCTTGGTGCAGAGGCTGTTCAAGTTGGTACGCGTTTCGTAGTAGCTAAGGAATCTAACGCCCATCCAAAATACAAGGAAAAAATCTTAAAAGCGCGTGATATCGATACGACTATTTCAGCTCAGCACTTTGGACATGCTGTTCGTGCCATTAAAAATCAGTTGACACGTGACTTTGAGCAGGCTGAAAAAGATGCCTTTAAACAAGAAAATCCGGATTTAGAAATCTTTGAACAAATGGGAGCTGGTGCTCTTGCTAAAGCCGTTGTTCATGGAGATGTAGAAGGTGGATCTGTCATGGCAGGTCAGATCGCTGGTTTGGTCTCTAAAGAAGAAACCGTTGAAGAAATCCTAAAAGATCTATACTATGGCGCTGCCAAGAAAATTCAGGAAGAAGCCTCTCGTTGGGCAGGAGTTGTAAGAAATGACTAA
- the fabD gene encoding ACP S-malonyltransferase, which translates to MTKTAFLFAGQGAQYLGMGRDLYDRYPIVKETIDQASQVLGYDLRDLIDKEETKLNQTRYTQPAILATSVAIYRLLKEKGYQPDMVAGLSLGEYSALVASGALDFEDAVALVAKRGAYMEEAAPAGSGKMVAVLNTPVEVIGEACETASKVGVVTPANYNTPSQIVIGGEVAAVDRAVELLQEAGAKRLIPLNVSGPFHTALLEPASQQLAEALEGVSFADFTCPLVGNTEAAVMEKDRIQELLTRQVKEPVRFYESIAVMQDAGVTNFIEIGPGKVLSGFVKKIDKTAQLANVEDQASLDALLGN; encoded by the coding sequence ATGACTAAAACAGCCTTTCTATTTGCAGGTCAAGGTGCTCAGTATCTAGGGATGGGACGAGACCTCTATGATCGCTACCCTATCGTCAAGGAAACAATTGACCAAGCCAGTCAGGTTTTGGGTTATGACCTCCGTGACTTGATTGATAAGGAAGAAACCAAGTTAAACCAGACTCGCTATACGCAACCAGCTATTTTAGCGACTTCGGTTGCTATTTACCGACTATTGAAAGAAAAGGGTTACCAGCCAGATATGGTAGCAGGATTGTCTCTTGGGGAATATTCTGCTCTTGTAGCAAGTGGTGCCTTGGACTTTGAGGATGCAGTTGCCTTGGTTGCTAAACGTGGTGCTTATATGGAAGAAGCTGCACCTGCAGGCTCTGGGAAGATGGTTGCCGTTCTTAATACTCCAGTTGAAGTGATTGGGGAAGCTTGTGAAACAGCCTCTAAAGTTGGAGTAGTGACTCCAGCTAACTACAACACCCCAAGCCAAATCGTCATCGGTGGTGAGGTGGCTGCGGTTGACCGCGCAGTTGAACTCTTGCAGGAAGCAGGAGCAAAACGATTGATTCCTTTAAATGTATCTGGTCCTTTCCATACTGCCCTTCTTGAGCCAGCTAGTCAGCAACTAGCTGAAGCTCTTGAGGGAGTGAGTTTCGCTGATTTCACTTGCCCACTAGTTGGCAATACGGAAGCTGCTGTTATGGAAAAAGATCGAATCCAAGAGCTTTTGACGCGTCAGGTCAAAGAACCTGTTCGTTTTTATGAAAGCATTGCTGTGATGCAGGATGCTGGGGTAACCAACTTTATTGAAATTGGTCCTGGTAAGGTCCTATCAGGCTTTGTCAAAAAAATCGATAAAACAGCTCAGCTAGCTAACGTTGAAGACCAAGCAAGCTTGGATGCTTTGTTAGGAAACTAA